A window of the Streptococcus sp. 116-D4 genome harbors these coding sequences:
- a CDS encoding aminoglycoside 6-adenylyltransferase, which yields MRTEPEILDLIFQTAKTLQVEAIAMSGSRTNSQAPQDEFQDYDVVYVVDDLDNLTNDFSWLDQFGKRLIEQEVTLGHRRLYLMLFEDRNRIDLTLCPKQQIQEWVDSEADYTVLKDDKGLFESYPPSPRRYWTNPASQTDFEKVCNEFWWVSAYVVKGICRNQLIYATDHLYGICQQELLKVLAWQVASDRGVVDIGKNYKYLFQYLPIENGEEFSSLLDFSSIGRITQSLFATMQLFHQEAQSLAQKMGFDYDKEVAEKILEYVEERVKKFGNN from the coding sequence ATGAGAACAGAACCCGAAATACTTGATTTAATTTTTCAAACCGCAAAAACGCTTCAAGTCGAGGCCATCGCTATGTCTGGTTCACGGACAAATTCACAAGCACCACAAGATGAATTTCAAGATTATGATGTAGTTTATGTTGTAGACGACTTAGATAATCTGACGAATGACTTTTCTTGGCTGGACCAGTTCGGTAAACGCCTCATTGAGCAAGAGGTTACTCTTGGACATCGCCGTCTCTACCTCATGCTCTTTGAAGATAGAAATCGAATTGATCTAACCCTCTGTCCAAAACAACAAATTCAAGAGTGGGTGGATAGTGAGGCTGATTATACAGTTTTGAAAGATGATAAAGGTTTGTTTGAATCTTATCCGCCTAGTCCGAGGCGCTACTGGACGAATCCAGCTAGTCAGACAGATTTTGAAAAAGTCTGCAATGAGTTTTGGTGGGTGTCTGCCTACGTTGTCAAAGGGATTTGTCGGAATCAGCTCATCTACGCGACCGACCATCTTTATGGGATTTGTCAGCAAGAGCTACTAAAAGTCTTAGCTTGGCAAGTAGCAAGTGATAGAGGAGTAGTTGACATCGGTAAAAATTACAAGTATCTTTTCCAGTATTTACCTATAGAGAATGGGGAGGAATTCTCTTCTCTCCTTGATTTTTCAAGTATAGGGAGAATCACTCAGTCTTTGTTTGCTACAATGCAACTTTTCCATCAAGAAGCTCAATCTCTTGCACAAAAAATGGGGTTTGACTACGATAAGGAAGTGGCTGAGAAGATTCTTGAGTACGTGGAGGAAAGAGTGAAGAAGTTTGGGAATAACTAG
- a CDS encoding GTP pyrophosphokinase yields MIEKVERLITEINRIHLEYSKDYFETGKVEKINLKHTFSKVPTKAILAYRLNLHESINDYLMKADVQDIAYVYRVKTSESILDKITRFSERQEGYPVNSILNDIFGARMILSSKEIAQVMDKLDDWQEIYGLKNWYLRDKDGYVGIHIYFKNKSNFYYPWELQLWDRKDVDSNIASHIKYKRGFVK; encoded by the coding sequence ATGATTGAAAAAGTGGAACGCCTCATTACAGAGATTAATCGTATTCATCTAGAATATTCTAAAGATTATTTTGAAACGGGTAAGGTGGAAAAAATCAATCTCAAGCATACCTTTTCAAAAGTTCCGACTAAAGCGATTTTGGCCTACCGTCTGAATTTACATGAGTCAATTAATGACTATCTGATGAAAGCGGATGTCCAAGATATTGCCTATGTTTATCGTGTCAAAACTTCTGAGTCTATTTTAGATAAAATTACACGTTTTTCTGAGCGTCAAGAGGGCTATCCTGTGAATTCTATTCTTAATGATATTTTTGGTGCTCGTATGATTTTAAGTTCCAAAGAGATAGCTCAAGTCATGGATAAATTAGATGATTGGCAAGAGATTTACGGACTAAAAAACTGGTATTTACGTGATAAAGATGGCTATGTCGGTATTCATATCTATTTTAAAAATAAAAGTAATTTTTACTACCCATGGGAACTCCAACTTTGGGATAGGAAAGATGTAGATAGCAATATCGCCAGTCATATCAAGTATAAACGAGGATTTGTGAAGTAG
- the parC gene encoding DNA topoisomerase IV subunit A, translating into MSNIQNMSLEDIMGERFGRYSKYIIQDRALPDIRDGLKPVQRRILYSMNKDGNTFDKSYRKSAKSVGNIMGNFHPHGDSSIYDAMVRMSQDWKNREILVEMHGNNGSMDGDPPAAMRYTEARLSEIAGYLLQDIEKKTVPFAWNFDDTEKEPTVLPAAFPNLLVNGSTGISAGYATDIPPHNLAEVIDATVYMIDHPTAKVEKLMEFLPGPDFPTGGIIQGRDEIKKAYKTGKGRVVVRSKTEIEKLKGGKEQIVITEIPYETNKANLVKKIDDVRVNNKVAGIAEVRDESDRDGLRIAIELKKDANTELVLNYLLKYTDLQINYNFNMVAIDNFTPRQVGIVPILSSYIAHRREVILARSRFDKEKAEKRLHIVEGLIRVISILDEVIALIRASENKADAKENLKVSYDFTEEQAEAIVTLQLYRLTNTDVVVLQKEEAELREKIAMLAAIIGDERTMYNLMKKELREVKKKFATSRLSSLEDTAKVIEIDTASLIAEEDTYVSVTKAGYIKRTSPRSFAASTLEEIGKRDDDRLIFVQSTKTTQHLLMFTTLGNIIYRPIHELADIRWKDIGEHLSQTITNFETNEEILYAEVVDEFDDATTYFAATRLGQIKRVERKEFTPWRTYKSKSVKYAKLKDDTDQIVAVAPIKLDDVLLISQNGYALRFNIEEVPVVGAKAAGVKAMNLKEDDVVQSAFICNTSSFYLLTQRGSLKRVSCEDIPATSRAKRGLQVLRELKNKPHRVFLAGAVAEQGLVGDLFNTEVKEKDQTLLVQSNKGTIYESRLQDLNLSERTSNGSFISDTISDEEVFDAYLKEVFTEAK; encoded by the coding sequence ATGTCTAACATTCAAAATATGTCTCTGGAGGACATTATGGGAGAGCGCTTTGGTCGCTACTCCAAATACATTATTCAAGACCGGGCTTTGCCAGACATTCGTGATGGATTAAAGCCGGTTCAGCGTCGTATTCTTTATTCGATGAATAAGGATGGCAATACCTTTGACAAGAGCTACCGTAAGTCGGCCAAGTCTGTCGGGAATATCATGGGGAATTTCCACCCACACGGTGACAGTTCCATCTATGATGCCATGGTCCGTATGTCTCAGGACTGGAAAAATCGTGAGATTCTAGTTGAAATGCACGGTAACAATGGTTCTATGGATGGTGATCCGCCTGCGGCAATGCGTTATACGGAGGCACGATTGTCTGAGATTGCCGGTTACCTTCTTCAAGATATCGAAAAAAAAACAGTTCCCTTTGCTTGGAACTTTGACGATACCGAGAAAGAGCCGACAGTCCTGCCAGCAGCATTTCCAAACCTCTTGGTCAATGGCTCGACTGGTATTTCGGCTGGTTATGCCACAGATATTCCTCCGCATAATCTGGCCGAAGTTATCGATGCCACAGTCTATATGATTGATCATCCGACTGCCAAGGTGGAAAAGCTCATGGAATTCTTGCCTGGCCCAGACTTCCCGACTGGAGGGATTATCCAAGGCCGTGATGAGATCAAAAAGGCTTATAAAACTGGTAAGGGGCGCGTGGTTGTCCGTTCCAAGACTGAGATTGAAAAGCTAAAAGGTGGTAAGGAACAAATCGTTATCACTGAGATTCCTTATGAAACCAACAAGGCTAATCTAGTCAAGAAAATTGATGATGTTCGTGTCAATAACAAAGTGGCAGGTATTGCTGAGGTTCGGGATGAGTCTGACCGTGATGGTCTTCGCATTGCGATCGAACTTAAGAAAGACGCCAATACCGAGCTGGTTCTAAACTATCTACTTAAGTACACCGACCTACAAATCAACTACAACTTTAACATGGTGGCGATTGACAATTTCACACCTCGTCAGGTTGGAATTGTCCCAATCTTGTCTAGCTATATCGCCCACCGTCGTGAAGTCATCTTAGCACGTTCTCGCTTTGATAAAGAAAAGGCTGAAAAACGCCTCCATATCGTGGAAGGTTTGATTCGTGTCATCTCTATCTTAGATGAAGTCATTGCCCTTATCCGCGCTTCTGAGAATAAGGCTGACGCCAAGGAAAACCTCAAGGTCAGTTATGATTTTACTGAAGAGCAGGCTGAGGCTATCGTAACCTTGCAACTGTACCGTTTGACCAATACCGATGTGGTTGTCTTGCAGAAAGAGGAAGCAGAACTTCGTGAAAAAATTGCTATGCTGGCGGCGATTATCGGTGATGAACGTACTATGTATAATCTTATGAAGAAAGAACTTCGTGAGGTTAAGAAGAAGTTTGCAACTTCGCGTTTAAGTTCGTTAGAAGATACAGCAAAAGTGATTGAGATTGATACTGCTAGCCTTATCGCTGAAGAAGATACTTACGTCAGCGTGACGAAGGCAGGCTATATCAAACGTACCAGCCCACGTTCTTTTGCGGCTTCCACCTTAGAAGAAATTGGTAAACGTGATGATGACCGTTTGATTTTTGTACAATCTACTAAAACAACCCAGCATCTTTTGATGTTCACTACTCTTGGAAATATCATTTATCGACCAATCCATGAATTGGCAGATATTCGCTGGAAGGATATCGGTGAGCATTTGAGCCAGACTATTACAAACTTCGAAACGAACGAAGAAATCCTTTATGCAGAAGTGGTAGATGAGTTTGATGATGCGACAACCTACTTTGCTGCAACTCGTCTCGGTCAAATCAAGCGTGTAGAACGCAAAGAGTTCACTCCATGGCGGACCTACAAGTCCAAGTCAGTCAAGTATGCTAAGCTCAAAGATGATACAGACCAGATTGTAGCAGTTGCTCCAATCAAACTAGATGATGTTCTCTTGATTAGCCAAAATGGCTATGCCCTTCGTTTCAATATCGAAGAGGTTCCGGTTGTCGGTGCCAAGGCTGCGGGTGTCAAGGCTATGAACTTGAAAGAAGATGATGTCGTCCAATCCGCCTTTATCTGTAATACCTCATCCTTCTACCTCTTGACCCAACGTGGAAGCTTGAAACGTGTCTCTTGTGAGGACATTCCAGCAACCAGCCGTGCCAAACGAGGCTTACAAGTCTTGCGTGAGTTGAAAAACAAACCGCATCGTGTCTTCTTAGCAGGAGCAGTTGCAGAACAAGGACTTGTTGGTGATCTCTTCAATACAGAAGTGAAAGAGAAAGACCAAACGCTGCTTGTTCAATCCAATAAAGGGACAATCTATGAAAGCAGATTGCAAGACTTGAACCTGTCAGAGCGGACTAGTAACGGAAGCTTCATTTCTGACACGATTTCAGATGAAGAAGTTTTTGACGCTTATCTTAAAGAAGTATTTACTGAAGCTAAATAA
- a CDS encoding branched-chain amino acid aminotransferase produces the protein MTVTIDWENLGFSYMKLPYRYIAHFKNGQWDQGELTEDATLHISESSPSLHYGQQAFEGLKAYRTKDGSIQLFRPDENAKRLQRTCDRLLMPQVPTDMFVEACKAVVRANEEYVPPYGTGGTLYLRPLLIGVGDIIGVKPAEEYIFTIFAMPVGNYFKGGLVPTNFLIQDEYDRAAPNGTGAAKVGGNYAASLLPGKIAKSRHFSDVIYLDPSTHTKIEEVGSANFFGITADNEFVTPLSPSILPSITKYSLLYLAEHRLGLTPIEGDVPIDNLDRFVEAGACGTAAVISPIGGIQHGNDFHVFYSETEVGPVTRKLYDELTGIQFGDIKAPEGWIVKVD, from the coding sequence ATGACAGTAACGATTGATTGGGAAAATCTCGGTTTTTCCTATATGAAATTACCTTATCGCTATATTGCTCATTTTAAAAATGGACAATGGGATCAAGGAGAGTTGACTGAAGATGCAACCTTGCATATTTCAGAGTCTTCTCCAAGTCTTCACTATGGTCAACAAGCATTCGAAGGTTTAAAAGCTTATCGTACTAAGGATGGCAGTATTCAACTGTTCCGTCCTGATGAAAATGCCAAACGTCTGCAACGGACATGTGACCGTCTCTTGATGCCACAAGTTCCGACAGACATGTTTGTAGAAGCTTGTAAGGCAGTTGTTCGTGCGAATGAAGAATATGTACCTCCATACGGAACAGGTGGAACCTTATATCTTCGCCCTCTTTTGATTGGAGTCGGAGATATTATCGGGGTAAAACCAGCAGAAGAGTATATTTTCACCATCTTTGCTATGCCAGTTGGAAATTACTTTAAAGGTGGTTTGGTCCCAACCAACTTCTTGATTCAGGATGAATACGACCGTGCAGCGCCAAATGGTACAGGTGCGGCTAAGGTTGGTGGAAACTATGCTGCCAGTCTCTTGCCAGGAAAAATAGCCAAGTCACGTCATTTCTCAGATGTTATCTATCTAGACCCATCAACTCATACAAAGATTGAAGAAGTCGGATCAGCTAACTTCTTTGGAATTACAGCTGATAATGAGTTTGTAACGCCGTTGAGTCCATCTATCTTGCCATCTATTACCAAGTATTCTTTGCTTTATTTGGCAGAACATCGCTTGGGCTTAACTCCTATTGAGGGGGATGTCCCAATTGATAACCTTGACCGTTTTGTAGAGGCAGGTGCTTGCGGTACCGCAGCGGTTATTTCTCCAATTGGAGGTATTCAACACGGTAATGATTTCCATGTGTTCTATAGTGAAACAGAAGTAGGTCCTGTGACTCGTAAACTCTATGATGAATTGACAGGAATTCAGTTTGGCGATATTAAAGCGCCAGAAGGTTGGATTGTAAAAGTAGATTAA
- a CDS encoding peptide ABC transporter substrate-binding protein, with amino-acid sequence MKSKKWLLTAGVVLSTTALLVACGKADKEADAPTTFSYVYAVDPASLDYSIATRTSTTDIIGNVVDGLMENDQYGNVIPSLAEDWSVSKDGLTYTYKLREGVKWYTSEGEEYAEVTAHDFVTGLKHVADGKSDGVSLIQNSIKGLDAYMTGETNDFSTVGVKALDDYTVEYTLNKPESFWNSKVTTATMLPVNEEFLKASGKDYGAVTPAGILYNGPYILKTLTSKSLIEYEKNPNYWDKEKVKIEKIKLTYYDGSDQESLIRSFSSGAYTTARLFPSSSNFASTLEQYGDKITYSPQDSSSYYFTFNVNRQSFNKTAKTSEEQKTSTKEAMLNKDFRQAINFAFNRHSYAAQLNGEDGADKIIRNSLVPDNFVQAGGKNFGQIAQAELVNYGEQWKDVELVDGKDSIYNPDKAKVAFEKAKKDLEAKGVTFPIHLDVPVEQTDTIAVQQSNSFKQSIESTLGAENVVIDVLQMTDNEKETITSQARVPSQKDYDLNSTGWAPSYQDPASYLNIMDPKTGSAMKHLGITKGKDKDVVAQLGLDQYKKLLDEADSETTNLEERYEKYAKAQAWLTDSSLLMPTASSGGSPVVSNVVPFSKPYSQVGIKGDPYIFKGMKLQKDIVTTKEYEEALKKWQKEKLESNGKYQKELENHIK; translated from the coding sequence ATGAAATCGAAAAAATGGCTCTTAACAGCAGGAGTAGTCCTGAGTACAACAGCTCTTTTAGTAGCTTGTGGAAAAGCTGATAAAGAAGCAGATGCACCGACAACATTTTCGTATGTTTATGCAGTAGATCCAGCATCTTTGGACTATAGCATAGCTACTCGTACATCTACAACCGATATCATCGGAAACGTGGTGGATGGTTTGATGGAAAACGATCAATACGGAAATGTTATTCCTTCCTTAGCTGAAGATTGGTCTGTCTCAAAAGATGGTTTGACTTATACCTATAAACTTCGTGAAGGGGTTAAATGGTACACATCAGAAGGTGAAGAATACGCAGAAGTAACAGCCCATGACTTTGTAACAGGATTGAAACACGTAGCTGACGGCAAGTCAGACGGTGTCTCTCTCATCCAAAATTCAATCAAGGGATTGGATGCCTACATGACTGGTGAAACCAATGATTTCTCTACAGTTGGTGTTAAGGCCTTGGACGATTACACAGTCGAATATACCCTAAACAAACCAGAAAGCTTCTGGAACTCTAAAGTTACAACAGCAACGATGTTGCCTGTAAATGAAGAATTTTTGAAGGCGTCAGGTAAAGATTATGGAGCAGTTACTCCAGCAGGAATTCTCTACAATGGTCCCTATATCTTGAAGACCTTGACGTCTAAATCGTTGATTGAATACGAGAAAAATCCAAATTATTGGGATAAAGAAAAGGTAAAAATTGAGAAGATTAAATTGACTTACTACGATGGTTCTGATCAAGAATCGTTGATCCGTAGTTTCTCTTCAGGTGCCTATACGACAGCCCGTCTCTTCCCAAGTAGCTCAAACTTTGCTTCAACTTTGGAACAATACGGAGATAAAATTACTTATAGCCCACAGGACTCAAGTAGTTATTACTTCACCTTTAACGTAAATCGTCAGTCATTCAATAAAACTGCGAAAACAAGTGAAGAACAAAAAACTTCTACAAAAGAAGCTATGCTTAATAAGGACTTCCGTCAGGCTATCAACTTTGCCTTCAACCGCCATTCTTATGCTGCCCAGCTAAATGGTGAAGACGGTGCGGATAAGATTATTCGTAACAGCCTCGTTCCTGACAACTTTGTGCAAGCAGGTGGAAAGAACTTTGGTCAAATCGCACAAGCAGAGTTGGTGAACTATGGCGAGCAATGGAAGGACGTGGAGTTAGTTGATGGTAAGGATTCTATCTACAACCCTGACAAGGCTAAAGTTGCTTTTGAAAAAGCGAAGAAAGACTTGGAAGCTAAAGGAGTAACTTTCCCAATTCACTTGGATGTCCCAGTTGAACAAACTGACACCATCGCCGTTCAACAAAGCAACTCTTTCAAACAGTCAATTGAATCAACTCTTGGTGCTGAAAATGTTGTCATCGACGTTCTTCAAATGACAGATAATGAAAAGGAAACAATTACTTCACAAGCGCGTGTTCCTTCTCAAAAAGACTATGATTTGAACAGTACAGGATGGGCTCCAAGTTATCAAGACCCAGCATCTTACTTGAATATCATGGATCCTAAAACAGGTTCTGCTATGAAACACCTTGGTATTACTAAAGGGAAAGATAAGGATGTTGTAGCGCAACTTGGTTTAGACCAGTATAAGAAATTATTGGATGAAGCCGATTCAGAAACTACGAATCTTGAAGAGCGCTATGAAAAATATGCCAAGGCTCAAGCTTGGTTGACAGATAGTTCATTATTGATGCCGACAGCCTCATCTGGTGGTTCTCCAGTTGTAAGTAATGTAGTACCATTCTCAAAACCATACTCACAAGTTGGTATTAAAGGTGACCCATATATCTTTAAAGGAATGAAATTGCAAAAAGATATCGTTACGACAAAAGAATATGAAGAAGCACTGAAAAAATGGCAAAAAGAAAAATTAGAGTCAAATGGTAAGTACCAAAAGGAACTAGAAAACCATATTAAATAA
- a CDS encoding DUF2969 domain-containing protein produces the protein MSKKDKKIEIQVADAKVNVGKDSFEGYTLTIGKKVIGEIAELDGQFAIIKNGNVDSFYKKLEKAVEILIENYNLAK, from the coding sequence ATGAGTAAGAAAGATAAAAAAATTGAAATTCAAGTAGCAGATGCCAAGGTTAATGTAGGAAAAGACAGTTTTGAAGGCTATACCTTGACCATTGGTAAAAAAGTTATCGGAGAAATTGCCGAATTAGATGGACAATTTGCCATCATAAAGAATGGGAATGTCGATAGTTTTTATAAAAAATTGGAAAAAGCTGTGGAAATTTTGATTGAAAATTATAATTTAGCAAAATAA
- the rpsA gene encoding 30S ribosomal protein S1, with product MNEFEDLLNSVSQVETGDVVSAEVLTVDATQANVAISGTGVEGVLTLRELTNDRDADINDFVKVGEVLDVLVLRQVVGKDTDTVTYLVSKKRLEARKAWDKLVGREEEVVTVKGTRAVKGGLSVEFEGVRGFIPASMLDTRFVRNTERFVGQEFDAKIKEVDPKENRFILSRREVVEAATAAARAEVFSKLAVGDVVTGKVARITSFGAFIDLGGVDGLVHLTELSHERNVSPKSVVSVGEEIEVKILDLNEEEGRVSLSLKATTPGPWDGVEQKLAKGDVVEGTVKRLTDFGAFVEVLPGIDGLVHVSQISHKRIENPKEALKVGQEVKVKVLEVNADAERVSLSIKALEERPAQEEGQKEEKRAARPRRPKRQEKRDFELPETQTGFSMADLFGDIEL from the coding sequence ATGAACGAATTTGAAGATTTGCTAAATAGCGTTAGCCAAGTTGAGACTGGTGATGTTGTTAGTGCTGAAGTATTGACAGTTGATGCGACTCAAGCTAACGTTGCAATCTCTGGAACTGGTGTTGAAGGTGTCTTGACTCTTCGCGAATTGACAAACGATCGCGATGCAGATATCAATGACTTTGTTAAAGTAGGAGAAGTATTGGATGTTCTTGTACTTCGTCAAGTAGTTGGTAAAGATACTGATACAGTTACATACCTTGTATCTAAAAAACGCCTTGAAGCTCGCAAAGCATGGGACAAACTTGTTGGTCGTGAGGAAGAAGTTGTTACTGTTAAAGGAACTCGTGCCGTTAAAGGTGGACTTTCAGTAGAATTTGAAGGTGTTCGTGGATTCATCCCAGCTTCAATGTTGGATACTCGTTTCGTACGTAACACTGAGCGTTTTGTAGGTCAAGAATTTGATGCTAAAATTAAAGAAGTTGACCCTAAAGAAAACCGCTTTATCCTTTCACGTCGTGAAGTTGTTGAAGCAGCTACTGCAGCAGCTCGCGCTGAAGTATTCAGTAAATTGGCTGTTGGTGATGTAGTAACTGGTAAAGTTGCTCGTATCACAAGCTTCGGTGCTTTCATCGATCTTGGTGGTGTTGACGGATTGGTTCACTTGACTGAATTGTCACATGAACGTAATGTTTCACCAAAATCAGTTGTATCTGTTGGTGAAGAAATTGAAGTGAAAATCCTTGATCTTAACGAAGAAGAAGGACGTGTATCACTTTCACTTAAAGCAACAACACCTGGACCATGGGATGGCGTTGAGCAAAAATTAGCTAAAGGTGATGTAGTTGAAGGAACAGTTAAACGTTTGACTGACTTCGGTGCATTTGTTGAAGTATTGCCAGGTATCGATGGACTTGTTCACGTATCACAAATTTCACACAAACGTATTGAAAATCCAAAAGAAGCTCTTAAAGTTGGTCAAGAAGTTAAAGTTAAAGTTCTTGAAGTTAACGCAGATGCAGAGCGCGTATCACTTTCTATCAAAGCTCTTGAAGAGCGTCCAGCTCAAGAAGAAGGACAAAAAGAAGAAAAACGTGCTGCTCGCCCACGTCGTCCAAAACGTCAAGAAAAACGTGATTTCGAACTTCCAGAAACACAAACAGGATTCTCAATGGCTGACTTGTTCGGTGATATCGAACTTTAA
- a CDS encoding GAF domain-containing protein, translated as MLESEKQSRYQTLNEELSFLLDGETNVLANLSNASALLKSRFSNTVFAGFYLFDGKELVLGPFQGGVSCIRIELGKGVCGEAAHFQETVIVGDVRTYPNYISCDSSAKSEIVVPMIKNGQLLGVLDLDSSEIDDYDAMDRDYLEQFVAILLEKTEWDFTMFGEKA; from the coding sequence ATGTTAGAATCAGAAAAACAATCACGTTATCAAACGTTAAATGAGGAGCTCTCTTTTTTATTGGATGGTGAAACCAATGTTTTGGCTAATCTTTCCAACGCTAGTGCTCTTCTAAAGTCACGCTTTTCCAATACTGTCTTTGCAGGCTTTTATTTGTTTGACGGAAAGGAATTGGTTTTAGGTCCTTTCCAAGGCGGTGTTTCCTGTATCCGTATTGAGCTAGGAAAGGGTGTTTGTGGTGAGGCAGCTCACTTTCAGGAAACTGTTATTGTTGGAGATGTAAGGACTTATCCCAACTATATTTCTTGTGATAGTAGTGCTAAAAGTGAAATTGTTGTGCCGATGATAAAGAATGGTCAATTACTTGGAGTTCTGGATTTGGATTCTTCAGAAATTGATGATTATGATGCTATGGATCGAGATTATTTGGAACAATTTGTCGCTATTTTGCTTGAAAAGACAGAATGGGACTTTACAATGTTTGGGGAGAAAGCCTAA